A single genomic interval of Microthrixaceae bacterium harbors:
- the carA gene encoding glutamine-hydrolyzing carbamoyl-phosphate synthase small subunit, translated as MATTATAPSQPATTPATSAVSSPGGAGHPAAELRLGHLVLADGSVFEGELFGAEPEGGIATGELVFNTVMSGYQEVISDPSYAGQVIAFTTAHLGNYGTNDDDNEASVVHCRGVVLREMARRESSWRSSKSLESYLVDHAIPAIGGVDTRRLTRIIREQGAMGCAFGTAPVDELAAAAKQARLTDGCDLVNVVTTSEPYEVEGDPSRHVVAIDCGIKSTIVDCLTRISRVTVVPADTTAEEILALDPDGVFLSNGPGDPAAVENLTPTINALVDEVPMFGICMGHQLIGQALGGRTHKLAFGHHGGNHPIKDLETGRVEITSQNHNYCVDLDGVDNVVITHVNLNDQTLAGFRCTDRPVFGIQYHPEAGPGPHDSHYLFERFADLIDANRS; from the coding sequence ATGGCAACCACCGCCACGGCCCCGAGCCAGCCGGCCACCACCCCCGCGACGTCTGCGGTGAGCAGCCCGGGAGGCGCCGGGCATCCGGCAGCCGAACTCCGCCTGGGACACCTGGTTCTCGCCGACGGTTCGGTCTTTGAGGGCGAACTGTTCGGAGCCGAACCCGAGGGCGGCATCGCGACGGGCGAGTTGGTCTTCAACACCGTCATGAGCGGCTATCAGGAGGTCATCAGCGACCCCTCCTATGCCGGCCAGGTCATCGCCTTCACCACGGCCCACCTCGGCAATTACGGCACCAACGATGACGATAACGAGGCGTCGGTCGTGCATTGCCGCGGCGTGGTGCTTCGCGAGATGGCGCGGCGTGAGTCGAGCTGGCGCTCGTCGAAGAGCCTGGAGAGCTATCTCGTCGACCACGCGATTCCCGCCATCGGCGGAGTCGACACCCGCCGCCTGACCCGCATCATTCGCGAACAGGGGGCGATGGGCTGTGCGTTCGGCACCGCTCCGGTCGATGAATTGGCCGCCGCCGCGAAACAGGCACGCCTCACCGACGGCTGCGATCTCGTCAACGTGGTGACCACCTCCGAGCCCTACGAGGTGGAGGGCGATCCGAGTCGACACGTCGTGGCGATCGATTGCGGGATCAAGTCGACGATCGTCGACTGCCTCACCCGCATCTCCCGCGTGACCGTCGTGCCGGCAGACACCACCGCCGAGGAGATCCTGGCGCTCGATCCCGACGGGGTGTTCCTGTCGAACGGCCCGGGTGACCCCGCGGCGGTGGAGAACCTCACGCCGACGATCAACGCGCTCGTCGACGAGGTGCCGATGTTCGGCATCTGCATGGGCCACCAACTCATCGGCCAGGCCCTCGGCGGGCGGACCCACAAGCTGGCCTTCGGGCACCACGGCGGAAATCATCCGATCAAGGACCTCGAAACCGGCCGGGTGGAGATCACCAGTCAGAACCACAACTACTGCGTGGACCTCGACGGGGTCGACAACGTGGTGATCACCCACGTCAATCTCAACGATCAGACCCTCGCAGGGTTCCGCTGCACCGACCGCCCGGTGTTCGGAATCCAGTACCACCCCGAAGCCGGACCGGGCCCTCACGACAGCCACTACCTGTTCGAGCGCTTCGCCGACCTCATCGACGCCAACCGGTCCTGA
- a CDS encoding acyl-CoA desaturase has translation MIPHPNRLPGERPKPLASFVFMLAHFVPLLAIFTGVGWADWKLLLVTYWVRMFFITGGYHRYFSHRTYKTNRVMQFILAFGGTTASQKGPLWWAGHHRLHHRYTDTVQDAHSPIKGVVFSHIGWIVSDRSKPTPYEAIADFAKYPELRFLNRFDWIGPWSLAIVTFLIGGWSGLLIGFFLSTVLVWHCTFLVNSMAHLVGTRRYATADSSRNNAFIAFVTLGEGWHNNHHHLQSSCRQGFKWWEFDVTFYVLKVLSWLRIVRDIKKPNAKAMNTALISEGAFDIGMYEYHMDKAMTRVAAATAACTGRADLEEARLEFTIRADDALAAARELGRQTRRDAKRPEPAERAARGERGRGAQRSRDTLPVR, from the coding sequence ATGATTCCGCACCCGAACCGGCTTCCCGGTGAGCGACCGAAGCCGTTGGCCTCGTTCGTGTTCATGCTCGCCCATTTCGTGCCGCTGCTCGCCATCTTCACCGGCGTCGGGTGGGCGGACTGGAAGCTGTTGTTGGTGACCTACTGGGTTCGGATGTTCTTCATCACCGGCGGGTACCACCGGTACTTCAGCCACCGCACCTACAAGACCAACCGGGTGATGCAGTTCATCTTGGCCTTCGGCGGCACGACCGCCTCGCAGAAGGGGCCGCTGTGGTGGGCGGGCCATCACCGGCTCCACCACCGCTACACCGACACCGTCCAAGACGCCCACAGCCCGATCAAGGGCGTCGTGTTCAGCCACATCGGCTGGATCGTGTCGGACCGCTCGAAGCCGACCCCGTACGAGGCGATCGCCGACTTCGCGAAATACCCCGAACTGCGGTTCCTCAACCGGTTCGACTGGATCGGCCCGTGGTCGCTCGCCATCGTCACCTTCCTCATCGGCGGCTGGAGCGGGCTGCTGATCGGGTTCTTCCTGTCGACGGTGCTGGTGTGGCACTGCACGTTCCTGGTGAACTCGATGGCCCACCTGGTCGGCACGCGTCGCTACGCAACCGCCGATTCGAGCCGCAACAACGCATTCATCGCGTTCGTCACCCTCGGCGAGGGCTGGCACAACAACCACCATCACCTGCAGAGCTCGTGTCGCCAGGGCTTCAAGTGGTGGGAGTTCGACGTGACCTTCTACGTGCTGAAGGTCCTCAGCTGGTTGCGCATCGTCCGCGACATCAAGAAGCCCAATGCGAAAGCGATGAACACCGCGCTCATCAGCGAGGGTGCCTTCGACATCGGCATGTACGAGTACCACATGGACAAGGCGATGACCCGGGTCGCGGCGGCGACGGCGGCCTGCACCGGGCGCGCCGACCTCGAGGAAGCCCGCCTCGAGTTCACGATACGCGCCGACGACGCGCTCGCGGCCGCCCGCGAGCTCGGACGCCAGACCCGCCGCGACGCCAAACGCCCCGAACCGGCCGAACGGGCGGCGCGCGGCGAGCGCGGCCGAGGGGCCCAACGCAGCCGTGATACGCTGCCCGTTCGGTGA